The genomic DNA GTCCTAAACATCAATTATCCGATTGTGCAAGCGGGTATGGCTGGCGGCGTCACGACACCTGAATTGGTTGCTGCTGTTTCTAACACGGGCGCGCTTGGGACATTGGGTGCTGGTTATATGAGTCCGGGTCAAATGAAGGAGACTATCCAAAAGATCAAGCGGTTAACGGATCGGCCCTTCGGTGTTAACATTTTTATTCCTGAAATCCCGGATGTGTCCGGAGCAGCTATTGAAAAAGCGAATGAATGGCTGCAGCCTTTTCGTGAGGCATTAAATTTAGCAGAGGAACCTGAGATCGGAAAACCATCAACGTCAATTTTTGAACAGCAAATGGAAGTGGTTTTAGAAGAACGGGTTCCTGTTTGTAGTTTTACTTTCGGTGTCCCTGCAAAAGAAACCGTTCGACAGTTAAAAAAGGAAAATATCGTTGTGGTTGGAACGGCCACTACCGTAAAAGAAGCCGTGATCAATGAGCAAAATGGTATGGATATGGTGGTGATGCAAGGAGTGAAGCCGGGGGTCATCGGGGAACTTTTTCGGGATCCTTTGAAGAGAGTATGATCGGAACGATGGCGCTTGTTCCACAAGCCGTTGATCAGATCAGTATTCCGGTTATTGCTGCAGGGGGTATTATGGACGGGAGAGGTGTCTTAGCAGCTTTGGCATTAGGTGCCCAAGCTGTGCAAATGGGGACCGCGTTTGTAACCAGCCTTGAAAGCGGAGCGAAGGAACAACACAAAGATGCGATTTTGAACAGCACCGAAGACCAATCGGTTGTGACCTCAGCTTTCAGTGGCAAGCCAGCGAGAGGTATAAGGAATGCGTTCATAACGACAATGGCTGGACATGTAAAGGATTTACCGGATTACCCTATTCAAAACACATTAACAAAAATGATTCGAAGTGAAGCGGCCAAACAAAACCGACCGGAATGGATGTCGCTTTGGTCTGGACAAACGCCGCGATTAAGCCAAAAATGCTCTGCTGGCAAAATCGTCTTAGACATTATTTCGCAAGTCGATGATACTGTTAAAAATATTTAAAGGGATTGTTTTGTGGGGTTGATCTTATGGAACAGGAAAGGCAAGTAAATCTGTGACATTGTTCAAACGTGACCCTTCTTTAGAATGAGGAAGGGTCCTTTGGTGTGTAATCAAAAAAGAGCCTATATAATAAAGGAAGCGCATCACCTATTCATATAAGTGACGCGCCGATACGTTATACCTGTTGATGCTAGAATTCCTCATAAGTGGCAGGATCTTGATCGTTTATTCTTCCATCTGGGCGTGTTAATTCAGCAATCGTGCTCATTTCTGTCTCATTTAAGGTAAAATCAAAAATAGATAGGTTTTCATATTGCCGTTCAGGTGATGAAGATTTAGGAATGGAGATTACCCCTAATTGATAATGCCAACGTAAAATAATTTGTGAAATCGTCTTATTATGATCATCGGCTATCTTTCCAATGGTTTCACTTTGTAAAACAGCATTAGCGCGAGCTAATGGACTCCAAGATTCTGTTTTTATGTTATGTTCTTCATGCCATATTCTTTGTTGCTCTTGGTTGAAAAAAGGGTGACATTCAATTTGGTTGATGCTCGGTTTGATGCCCGTTTCCTTTTCTAAGCGTTCGATGTGTTCAGGTAAGAAATTACAAACACCAATAGAGCGAATCAGCCCCCATTTTTTAGCATCAATTAATGCTTGCCAAGCTTCAACAAAGTGATTTTGTTTAGGATTAGGCCAATGAATAAGATATAAATCATAATAATCCAAGTTTGCACGATATAAGGACTCTTGAATGGCTGTCACAGCTTTATCGTAGGTTTGATAACGACCTGGTAATTTGGATGTAATGCTTAAAGCTTTTCTCGGAACCGAACTGCGCCGAATGGCTTCACCAACTGTTCCTTCATTTTCATAATTATACGCCGTATCAATGAGTCGATAACCTGCATTAATGGCGCTATGGATGGCATTAACGCCTTTGTGACCATTAAGTTTATATGTACCAAAGCCTATAACTGGCAATGTCACGCCATCATTCAGTGTCACCTCTGGAATTGATAGACTCATAAATCAACACTCCTTTCAGTCTTATTTAAAGATTATCATCTATATAAATAGAAATCCAAATATTTGAGCGACTGTTGCATGATCAGTTAATGATTAACATGAAAGAAAAAGGAATATACTTAAGTGAGTCGAATATTGTGGATAGGATTTTTTAGCAGAGTTGATAGGGGGTGGGTCTGTGAGTGGAAATACAAACGTCAAGTTACCCTTAACAAAAGAAGAGAAAATGCGTCTGAGGAAAGCAAAAGTGAAATTGGGTCAAGTTCACAATCAGGAATTAGATGACTTAGCTCTCATATTAGATGAGTCAATGGATCGTGCAAAAGTTATTAAGGGGGTGGCAACGTTTCAGCAAGTCCCATCTATTGGTCACAAATTAGCTGAAAAAATCGTTTACAACCTCGGCATTAGTACCTTAGAAGAAATAAAAGATGAAAGTGGCGCTCAATTATTAGATAAACTGGAGCAAAATCTTGGTGTCTGGACTGACCCTTGTGTGGAAGACCAAATTCGATGTGTTATAAATTATGCCAATAATCCCAAAAGTCCTAGGCAATGGTTTGATTTCACTGAGGAAAGAAATTTATATCGGCAGAGAAACGGATATCCCCATTCAAGGCCAAATAAAGCTTGGTATGAGTAAATGGGTTGTATCAACGAGACATTTCATTGAAATAGGAATTATCAAAATTAATCACGAATGACTTCAGGGAATATTTTGAGACAAGGGATATTTATTTATATTATTCAAAGTGGCTTTCAGATCCATTGGTTCTCAAATTTTATGGGGGGGGGTTTCCTTAAGATATTATCGGAATATATAGTACTGGGTAAAAAAATGAGCATTCATTGTTGTAAAGGAGAAACAAAATTGCCAACAGAAAAAAATAAGATGTTGCATGGTCAGCTATATCAACCTACTGATGCCACCTTAGTTAAAGAACAAAAAAAAGCTAAACGATTAACCCGATTATATAATCAAACATTAGAGACTGAAGACAGCAAACGTACTGAGATTTTAAAAGACCTCTTTGGATCTACTGGCGAAAATATTTTTATTGAACCCCATTTTCGATGTGACTATGGCTACAATATCCATGTTGGTGAGAACTTTTATATGAATTTTGACTGTGTATTCTTAGATGTAAGTGACATTCGCATTGGGGATCACTGTTTTATTGCTCCCGGTGTACATATCTATACTGCGGCGCATCCGTTAAATCCGTATGAAAGGAGTTCAGGGCTTGAATATGGCATCCCAGTTACGATTGGTCATAATGTATGGATTGGCGGAAGGGCTGTTCTCAATCCTGGTGTTCAAATCGGTGATAACGTCGTAGTGGCTTCCGGTTCAGTCGTGACAAAAAATGTTCCGGATAATGTTGTTGTAGGCGGTAACCCTGCAAAAATCATCAAATCAATCGAAGTATGAATGTCATATTTTAGTGTTCTTAGCCTAATGTGGGGACCTATAATTTGGTTTTTTATGGTTCCATACATATGTATGAAAAGGGTGCGTTTATGATGTATAAACGCACCCTTTTCCATGTTTGTCTATAGAGACATTCTACCCATTAAATCTTTTAACACTAATTTTTATTAACAGAAGCATCGTAAATCGTATCTATAGCACTCTTCAATGCCTCATTAAACTCTTCGTCAGACTGATTGGCATTTAAGTCAGCAGCCAACGCCCGAGAGAAGCTGGCAATCAGACCCTCATTTTCTTTTAACTTCTCATTCGCTTCATCACGGGTATAGCCGCCTGAAAGAGCGACAACACGTACAACGCGCGGATGTTCAGCCAGTTCTTTATAAGTATTGGCCTTCGTTGGAATTGAGAGCTTAAGCATAACGTTCTCATCTTCTGATAAGTTATTCAGGTTTTTGATGAGTTCATCTCGTAAAATCTCTTCGGATTTTTCCTTATTGGAACTGTGAATATCTACTTCCGGTTCAATAATTGGAACCAGGTTGGAATTGATGATTTGTTTTCCAATTTCGAATTGCTGCTCAACTACATCTTTGATGCCGCTGGTATTCGGCTCATGGATGACAGAACGCATTTTAGTACCAAAAATATTCCGTTCGTTAGCACGGCGTAGCGTATCTTCCAAGTCATGGATTGGTTTCATGAGCTGGACGCCATTTTCTTGCTCTGCTAGTCCTTTATCTACCTTCAGAAAAGGAACAATCCCTTCATCGGCAAGATAATCCGCTGTATATTTACCTTCTATTTTGCGATCCATCGTCTGCTCGAATAGGATTACGCCAAGGATATGGTCGGCACTAAAGGCAGGGGATGTAATAATTCTAGTCCGCATTTGGTGTACCCGATCAAACATTTCTTCCTCAGTAGAATAAGAATCTTCAGGCACACCGTAATCTGCTAATGCTTTTGGCGTGCTGCCGCCGCTTTGGTCAAGTGCAGCGATAAAGCCTTTTCCGTTCT from Tuberibacillus sp. Marseille-P3662 includes the following:
- a CDS encoding aldo/keto reductase; its protein translation is MSLSIPEVTLNDGVTLPVIGFGTYKLNGHKGVNAIHSAINAGYRLIDTAYNYENEGTVGEAIRRSSVPRKALSITSKLPGRYQTYDKAVTAIQESLYRANLDYYDLYLIHWPNPKQNHFVEAWQALIDAKKWGLIRSIGVCNFLPEHIERLEKETGIKPSINQIECHPFFNQEQQRIWHEEHNIKTESWSPLARANAVLQSETIGKIADDHNKTISQIILRWHYQLGVISIPKSSSPERQYENLSIFDFTLNETEMSTIAELTRPDGRINDQDPATYEEF
- a CDS encoding fructose bisphosphate aldolase translates to MNNSQFDKIKNGKGFIAALDQSGGSTPKALADYGVPEDSYSTEEEMFDRVHQMRTRIITSPAFSADHILGVILFEQTMDRKIEGKYTADYLADEGIVPFLKVDKGLAEQENGVQLMKPIHDLEDTLRRANERNIFGTKMRSVIHEPNTSGIKDVVEQQFEIGKQIINSNLVPIIEPEVDIHSSNKEKSEEILRDELIKNLNNLSEDENVMLKLSIPTKANTYKELAEHPRVVRVVALSGGYTRDEANEKLKENEGLIASFSRALAADLNANQSDEEFNEALKSAIDTIYDASVNKN
- a CDS encoding helix-hairpin-helix domain-containing protein, with the translated sequence MSGNTNVKLPLTKEEKMRLRKAKVKLGQVHNQELDDLALILDESMDRAKVIKGVATFQQVPSIGHKLAEKIVYNLGISTLEEIKDESGAQLLDKLEQNLGVWTDPCVEDQIRCVINYANNPKSPRQWFDFTEERNLYRQRNGYPHSRPNKAWYE
- a CDS encoding sugar O-acetyltransferase; the protein is MPTEKNKMLHGQLYQPTDATLVKEQKKAKRLTRLYNQTLETEDSKRTEILKDLFGSTGENIFIEPHFRCDYGYNIHVGENFYMNFDCVFLDVSDIRIGDHCFIAPGVHIYTAAHPLNPYERSSGLEYGIPVTIGHNVWIGGRAVLNPGVQIGDNVVVASGSVVTKNVPDNVVVGGNPAKIIKSIEV